The Flavobacterium faecale genome has a segment encoding these proteins:
- a CDS encoding DUF2911 domain-containing protein, producing the protein MKKSALTEVFAFVFILLLNSTSYAQKFRPLDASPMDALSFPTSNKEVNKLIKVTYSRPQLKERSLESLAPNGKVWRTGANEAVDVILYKDTKLGGKMVKAGEYSLFTIPGAKEWTIILSKDINVWGAYSYNEANDVVRVMAPVTTGESLESLSMAFEDDGTLFLGWGTNRVAIPFNK; encoded by the coding sequence ATGAAAAAATCAGCTTTAACAGAAGTATTTGCCTTTGTTTTTATCCTATTATTGAACAGCACTAGTTATGCTCAAAAATTCAGACCGCTAGATGCTAGCCCTATGGACGCATTATCTTTCCCAACTTCAAACAAAGAAGTTAATAAATTGATAAAAGTTACTTACAGCCGTCCACAGTTGAAAGAAAGATCATTAGAAAGCTTAGCGCCTAATGGAAAAGTTTGGCGTACAGGTGCAAATGAGGCAGTAGATGTAATTTTGTACAAAGACACCAAATTGGGAGGGAAAATGGTTAAAGCAGGAGAATATTCTCTTTTTACCATTCCTGGTGCAAAAGAATGGACTATTATTTTGAGTAAAGATATCAACGTTTGGGGTGCTTATTCTTACAATGAAGCAAATGATGTTGTTCGCGTGATGGCGCCAGTAACTACTGGAGAATCTCTTGAAAGCTTATCAATGGCTTTTGAAGATGACGGAACATTATTTTTGGGATGGGGAACAAATAGAGTTGCGATTCCGTTCAATAAATAA
- a CDS encoding nucleoside permease: MNIKNKLTIMSFLQLFVWGAWLITIGTYCFNTKGWTGAEFGAIFSTLGLSSIFMPPITGILADRWINAEKLYGILHILYGVVLLYVPQVNDPNTLYYVIFLAMVFYMPTLSLSNSISYTILKSNKMDVVKEFPPIRVWGTVGFIVAMWITNLTGSKANANQFYIAAVFAIALGLYSFTLPKCPPERLTTNKSSWVELMGLKAFRLFGTYKMALFFLFSMFLGGALQLTNMYGDTFLSDFAKVPAYADSFVVKYSTIVLSISQISETLFILAIPFFLKRFGIKQVMLISMFAWVLRFAFFAYGDPVDGLWMILLSCVVYGMAFDFFNISGSLFIETTTDSSIRSSAQGMFMMMTNGFGAVLGSKASGYLIDTYFTTDNNKDWSSIWTSFAVYAFVIAVAFGLLFKHKHTITEEDIESI, encoded by the coding sequence ATGAATATAAAGAATAAACTTACTATTATGAGTTTCCTACAATTGTTTGTGTGGGGAGCTTGGTTGATTACTATTGGTACTTATTGTTTTAATACGAAGGGATGGACAGGAGCAGAGTTTGGTGCTATATTTTCTACCCTAGGTCTTTCTTCCATATTCATGCCACCAATTACCGGAATTCTGGCCGATAGATGGATTAATGCTGAAAAACTGTATGGAATTCTGCATATTTTATATGGAGTTGTTTTACTTTACGTTCCTCAAGTAAATGATCCAAATACATTGTATTACGTTATATTTTTGGCCATGGTTTTCTACATGCCAACACTTTCTCTATCTAATTCTATTTCTTATACTATTTTAAAGAGTAATAAGATGGATGTGGTCAAAGAATTTCCTCCAATTAGAGTATGGGGTACTGTTGGTTTTATCGTAGCCATGTGGATTACCAATCTTACAGGTAGTAAAGCCAATGCCAATCAGTTTTACATAGCAGCTGTTTTTGCTATCGCTTTAGGTTTGTATTCATTTACTTTACCAAAATGTCCTCCAGAAAGATTAACTACAAACAAATCGTCATGGGTTGAGTTGATGGGTTTAAAAGCTTTTAGATTATTTGGAACTTACAAAATGGCTTTGTTCTTTTTGTTTTCAATGTTTTTGGGAGGTGCGTTGCAGTTGACCAATATGTATGGTGACACTTTTCTGTCTGATTTCGCAAAAGTTCCCGCTTATGCTGACTCTTTTGTAGTGAAATATTCTACGATCGTTTTGTCTATTTCGCAAATATCTGAAACACTTTTTATACTTGCTATTCCTTTTTTCTTGAAGCGATTCGGAATCAAACAAGTGATGTTAATTAGTATGTTTGCTTGGGTATTGCGTTTTGCCTTCTTTGCTTACGGAGATCCTGTAGACGGATTATGGATGATATTACTCTCGTGTGTAGTATACGGGATGGCATTTGATTTCTTCAATATTTCGGGTTCATTGTTTATCGAAACTACTACTGACTCGTCTATACGTTCAAGTGCACAAGGTATGTTTATGATGATGACCAATGGTTTTGGAGCCGTACTCGGGAGTAAAGCGAGTGGTTATTTAATTGATACTTATTTCACAACTGATAATAATAAAGATTGGTCTTCTATCTGGACTTCCTTCGCTGTCTATGCTTTTGTAATTGCAGTTGCTTTTGGATTGTTGTTTAAACACAAACATACAATCACCGAAGAGGACATAGAGTCAATATAA
- a CDS encoding alpha-ketoacid dehydrogenase subunit alpha/beta: MIQEKTNTALTFEDFKTEVLQDYIVAITSRECSLLGRKEVLTGKAKFGIFGDGKELPQIAMAKFFKNGDFRSGYYRDQTFMMAIGELTVQQLFAGLYGNTDINEEPMSAGRQMGGHFVTHSLNEDGSWKNLAQQKNSSADISPTAAQMPRLLGLAQASKIYRAFDSIPNQENFSNKGNEIAWGTIGNASTSEGVFFETINAAGVLQVPMVISVWDDEYGISVHARHQTTKEDISAILKGFQKEENTNGLELIKVKGWDYTELIAAYQKADNIARAQHVPVMIHVEQLTQPQGHSSSGSHERYKSKERLDWEKEYDCVRQMRLWMIAINIASPEELDEIDAKAKKEVLEAKKAAWTTFITPIIEEQKEIVALLEKVAPAAHNPTIILDHAKKLKGTKEPLKKEILVAARKSLRVLPACDEKIELLEWVKAFTTKYQAAFSSKLHSESEWNVLSAVEVAPTYSDEEENQDSDGRMIIRDNFDAIFSKYPEALIFGEDSGNIGDVNQGLEGLQEKFGELRVADAGIREATIIGQGIGMALRGLKPIAEIQYLDYLLYAIQILSDDLATLQYRTFGRQKAPLIIRTRGHRLEGVWHSGSPMGMIINAVRGINVLVPRNMTKAAGFYNSLMECDEPAIVIECLNGYRLKEKTPTNYGEFKTAIGVVETIRGGSDITLVSYGSTLRLVMEAAAELSEIGIDCEVIDLQTLIPFDIKHDLVKSIMKTNRLLIIDEDVPGGASAYILQQIIEEQGAYAYLDSKPQTLASKAHRPAYGTDGDYFSKPSIEDIYEKIYAMMHESNPNKFPSIY; this comes from the coding sequence ATGATACAAGAAAAAACCAATACTGCATTAACGTTTGAAGATTTCAAGACCGAAGTACTACAAGATTACATTGTTGCTATTACTAGTAGGGAATGTAGTTTGTTAGGACGTAAAGAAGTGTTAACCGGTAAGGCGAAGTTTGGCATTTTTGGTGACGGAAAAGAGCTGCCACAAATTGCTATGGCTAAGTTTTTTAAAAATGGTGATTTTCGATCTGGATATTATCGTGACCAAACCTTTATGATGGCGATTGGTGAATTAACCGTACAGCAGTTATTTGCAGGTTTATATGGTAATACCGATATTAACGAAGAGCCTATGTCTGCGGGTAGACAAATGGGCGGCCACTTTGTAACGCACAGTTTGAATGAGGACGGATCTTGGAAAAACTTGGCTCAACAAAAAAATTCAAGTGCAGACATCTCTCCTACTGCTGCTCAAATGCCAAGACTATTGGGTCTAGCACAAGCATCTAAAATTTACCGAGCATTTGATTCGATTCCTAATCAAGAAAATTTCTCGAATAAAGGAAACGAAATTGCTTGGGGAACTATTGGTAATGCAAGTACAAGCGAAGGTGTGTTTTTTGAAACAATAAATGCAGCTGGAGTATTGCAAGTACCTATGGTGATAAGTGTTTGGGATGACGAATACGGAATCTCTGTACACGCAAGACATCAAACTACAAAAGAAGATATATCAGCCATTTTGAAAGGTTTTCAAAAAGAAGAAAACACCAATGGTTTGGAATTAATAAAAGTAAAAGGTTGGGATTATACTGAACTGATTGCTGCCTATCAAAAAGCCGACAACATAGCACGTGCACAACATGTACCTGTAATGATACATGTAGAGCAACTCACACAGCCACAAGGACACTCTAGCTCAGGCTCACATGAGCGCTACAAAAGCAAAGAGCGTTTGGATTGGGAGAAAGAATACGACTGTGTACGCCAAATGCGTTTATGGATGATCGCAATTAATATTGCCTCACCTGAAGAATTGGATGAAATTGATGCTAAGGCAAAAAAAGAAGTTCTTGAAGCTAAAAAAGCAGCCTGGACTACTTTTATCACTCCTATTATTGAAGAGCAAAAGGAAATTGTAGCCTTGTTAGAAAAAGTCGCTCCAGCAGCTCACAATCCTACAATTATTTTGGACCATGCAAAGAAATTAAAAGGAACTAAAGAGCCTTTGAAAAAAGAAATATTGGTTGCTGCTCGTAAATCATTAAGAGTTTTACCAGCATGTGACGAAAAAATAGAGTTATTAGAATGGGTTAAAGCATTCACAACAAAATACCAAGCTGCTTTTAGTAGTAAACTGCATTCCGAATCAGAGTGGAATGTTTTGTCTGCTGTAGAGGTTGCTCCTACTTATTCTGATGAAGAAGAAAATCAAGATTCGGACGGAAGAATGATTATTCGTGATAATTTTGATGCTATCTTTTCGAAATATCCAGAAGCACTAATTTTTGGTGAAGATTCGGGAAATATTGGTGACGTAAACCAAGGACTTGAAGGTTTGCAGGAAAAATTTGGAGAATTACGTGTGGCCGATGCAGGTATACGTGAGGCAACAATTATTGGGCAAGGAATCGGAATGGCATTACGTGGTTTGAAGCCTATTGCCGAAATTCAGTATTTGGATTATTTGCTTTATGCCATTCAAATTTTGAGTGATGACTTAGCAACTTTACAATACAGAACCTTTGGTAGACAAAAAGCACCTTTAATTATAAGAACACGTGGACATCGCCTTGAAGGTGTTTGGCACTCGGGTTCACCAATGGGAATGATAATCAATGCCGTGCGTGGAATTAATGTTTTGGTTCCTCGAAATATGACAAAGGCTGCTGGTTTTTACAATTCGTTAATGGAATGTGATGAACCTGCAATTGTAATCGAATGTTTGAACGGCTACCGATTAAAAGAAAAAACACCTACTAATTATGGCGAATTTAAAACAGCAATTGGTGTAGTTGAAACGATAAGAGGAGGATCTGATATTACCTTGGTTTCCTATGGTTCCACCTTACGATTGGTTATGGAAGCCGCTGCTGAATTATCTGAAATTGGAATTGATTGTGAAGTTATTGATTTGCAAACCCTAATCCCTTTCGATATAAAACATGATTTGGTTAAAAGTATCATGAAAACCAACCGTCTTTTGATTATTGATGAAGATGTACCGGGTGGTGCATCTGCTTATATTCTACAACAAATTATCGAAGAACAAGGTGCGTATGCCTATTTGGATAGCAAACCACAAACATTGGCCTCGAAAGCACACCGCCCTGCTTATGGAACGGATGGCGATTATTTTTCGAAACCTTCCATCGAAGATATTTATGAAAAAATTTATGCTATGATGCACGAATCGAATCCAAATAAATTTCCAAGTATTTATTAA
- a CDS encoding mechanosensitive ion channel family protein, giving the protein MDKYYTLFANLTLIALIFLIDPILRYTGTYLNIDFSQIINQKSNFLIAAFAWLIIIMVRFFKSRILKRYDITVEDNLVSRKWHTEINILEKVIIFIIVLIATGLILLSFDNIRQIGIGLFASAGVAGIIIGLSAQKVVGALLAGIQIAITQPFRIDDAVLVEDEWGWIEEINLTYVVVRIWDKRRLVLPSTYFLEKPFQNWTRNSADIIGTVFLYTDYGVNFESLRTELTRLLHATDLWDKQVNVLQVTDSKETNIEIRIPVSAKNSPTAWDLRVFIREKMIEYIQTNFPDSLPKTRVTMLKDELIVK; this is encoded by the coding sequence ATGGACAAATATTATACACTTTTTGCGAACCTTACATTGATCGCTTTGATTTTTTTAATAGATCCAATATTACGCTATACGGGAACTTACTTAAATATTGACTTTTCTCAAATAATAAATCAAAAATCAAACTTTTTAATTGCCGCATTTGCATGGTTAATTATTATTATGGTTCGATTTTTCAAGTCTAGAATTCTAAAAAGATATGATATCACGGTCGAAGATAATTTAGTATCCCGTAAATGGCATACTGAAATTAATATTTTGGAGAAAGTGATTATTTTTATAATTGTTTTAATTGCTACGGGATTAATTCTACTATCCTTTGACAACATTAGGCAAATTGGTATCGGCTTATTTGCGTCCGCTGGGGTAGCGGGAATAATAATTGGATTGTCTGCCCAAAAAGTGGTTGGAGCGCTACTTGCCGGAATCCAAATCGCGATTACGCAGCCTTTTAGAATCGATGATGCAGTTCTGGTTGAGGACGAATGGGGATGGATTGAAGAAATTAACCTTACTTATGTTGTTGTTCGAATATGGGATAAAAGGCGATTAGTCCTTCCATCTACCTATTTTTTAGAAAAACCTTTTCAAAACTGGACACGAAATAGTGCAGATATCATAGGAACAGTATTTTTATACACTGATTATGGTGTGAATTTTGAAAGCTTACGTACTGAACTAACAAGACTCCTTCATGCTACAGATTTATGGGACAAACAAGTAAATGTTTTACAAGTAACCGATTCAAAAGAAACAAACATTGAAATCAGAATTCCTGTAAGTGCCAAAAATTCACCGACAGCATGGGATTTGCGTGTATTTATCCGAGAAAAAATGATTGAATACATACAGACTAATTTTCCCGATAGTTTACCCAAAACTAGAGTTACGATGTTAAAAGATGAATTAATTGTTAAGTAA
- the cmk gene encoding (d)CMP kinase, producing MSSKITIAIDGFSSTGKSTLAKQLAKELGYVFVDTGAMYRAITLFSMQQGYISKDYFDTESLLNSLPSIRLRFEFKPEMGFAVMVLNDVDVEKEIRTIAVSGFVSKIAELAEVRAKLVEQQQEMGKDKGIVMDGRDIGTVVFPDAELKLYMTANAETRAKRRYDELLAKGDTITFKEIYDNVVERDYIDTHRDNSPLVKANDAIEIDNSEMTREAQFDLVMKFVQEKIQS from the coding sequence TTGAGTTCAAAAATTACCATAGCAATTGATGGATTTTCATCCACAGGAAAAAGTACATTGGCAAAACAACTGGCCAAAGAATTAGGTTATGTTTTTGTAGATACAGGCGCCATGTACCGCGCGATCACATTATTTAGCATGCAGCAAGGATATATTTCAAAAGATTATTTTGATACCGAATCGCTACTGAATAGCTTACCGAGCATCCGATTGCGTTTTGAGTTTAAACCAGAGATGGGATTTGCAGTCATGGTGTTGAACGACGTAGATGTTGAAAAAGAAATTCGTACCATTGCCGTTTCAGGTTTTGTGAGCAAGATAGCAGAACTTGCCGAAGTTCGTGCAAAATTGGTCGAACAGCAACAAGAAATGGGTAAGGATAAAGGAATTGTAATGGACGGTAGAGATATTGGGACAGTGGTTTTTCCTGATGCCGAATTAAAGCTATACATGACAGCCAATGCAGAAACGAGAGCAAAACGTCGTTATGATGAACTACTTGCAAAAGGAGATACCATTACCTTCAAAGAGATCTATGATAATGTCGTAGAACGAGACTATATTGATACACACCGCGACAATTCCCCTTTGGTTAAGGCAAATGACGCTATTGAAATCGACAACTCAGAGATGACTAGAGAAGCGCAATTTGACTTGGTAATGAAATTTGTTCAAGAAAAAATTCAATCTTAA
- a CDS encoding response regulator, which translates to MLFLFYLKLDYAAWATIPIILLFIQFSFSKNFTFPQKSVLAVTAITLFYSYSYILYGKSLNYVILAYWTAIILLIVIRYIKLMYLFLGVIIVFVLVTNYYDFFGFDYGNKQNFESDIYNPLFYFMVIMISLYLIILLVARTTAVTLIINDLKSKNNELNESRAELKKLQINKESFFAIMSHEIRTPLNAIKGISDILKSNIQSEEDQNLLELMDYSTNHLLALVNNILDFTKLNDGVFTLQYSEFNIQKSLHSLFKMNERLAIEKGLVFKIETTDNLPNFVYGDKNRINQIVLNLLNNAIEYTKKGSVTMKIGGEYAANNKNEYLLQVIIEDTGKGIDKTLAEKLFQKYATSNASKNSVGLGLTISKGLIDLMKGKISFESEVKVGTTFYLTFPLPVVLKKEKDVEDVEKDFENTNLKMLLVDDNKINLLVLQKQIVNKLKKCELTIAYNGLEALNLIKENQYDIILMDVIMPVMDGIEATTHIRALTDSVKNKIPIIALTANVGEKELNACLNAGMNDFVTKPFEINALLKIMSRELQSTNVI; encoded by the coding sequence ATGCTTTTTTTATTTTATCTAAAATTAGATTATGCTGCTTGGGCAACTATACCTATAATTCTGCTGTTTATTCAGTTTTCATTTTCGAAAAATTTTACATTTCCACAAAAATCAGTTCTCGCAGTTACTGCCATTACACTTTTTTATAGCTATTCGTATATACTGTATGGAAAATCGTTAAATTATGTTATTTTGGCCTATTGGACTGCTATAATTTTACTTATCGTTATACGGTACATTAAGTTGATGTATTTATTTTTAGGTGTAATTATTGTTTTTGTATTGGTAACAAATTATTATGATTTTTTTGGGTTTGATTACGGTAACAAGCAGAATTTTGAAAGTGACATCTATAATCCATTGTTCTACTTCATGGTCATCATGATTTCACTTTACCTGATTATATTGCTAGTTGCGCGGACTACGGCAGTAACACTCATCATTAATGACTTAAAATCAAAGAATAATGAACTCAATGAGTCTAGAGCAGAGTTAAAAAAACTGCAAATTAACAAAGAATCCTTTTTTGCAATAATGAGTCATGAAATCAGAACTCCATTGAATGCCATAAAAGGAATATCAGATATTCTTAAAAGCAATATTCAAAGTGAAGAAGATCAAAATCTACTTGAATTAATGGATTATTCAACCAATCATTTACTAGCGTTGGTGAATAACATATTAGATTTCACTAAATTAAACGATGGAGTTTTTACACTTCAATATTCTGAATTTAATATTCAAAAATCACTACATTCTTTATTTAAGATGAATGAGCGTTTGGCAATTGAAAAAGGCCTTGTGTTTAAAATTGAAACTACAGATAACTTACCTAATTTTGTATATGGTGATAAAAACCGTATTAATCAAATAGTTCTAAATTTGCTAAACAATGCCATTGAGTATACCAAAAAGGGATCTGTAACGATGAAAATTGGTGGTGAATATGCTGCAAATAATAAAAATGAATATTTACTTCAAGTCATAATTGAAGACACCGGAAAAGGAATTGATAAAACATTGGCAGAAAAACTTTTTCAAAAATATGCTACATCCAATGCATCAAAAAACAGTGTGGGATTAGGACTCACTATTTCTAAAGGATTAATTGATCTGATGAAAGGAAAAATTTCATTCGAATCTGAAGTTAAAGTAGGAACAACCTTCTACCTCACTTTCCCTTTACCGGTAGTTTTAAAAAAGGAAAAAGATGTAGAAGATGTAGAAAAGGATTTCGAAAATACAAATTTGAAAATGCTACTCGTTGATGATAATAAAATAAACTTATTGGTACTTCAAAAGCAAATCGTCAATAAACTGAAAAAATGTGAATTAACAATAGCGTATAACGGTCTCGAAGCCCTGAATCTCATCAAAGAGAATCAATATGATATTATCCTCATGGATGTGATTATGCCTGTTATGGACGGAATCGAAGCCACTACCCACATAAGAGCACTTACAGATTCAGTCAAAAATAAGATTCCGATTATTGCTTTAACAGCCAATGTTGGCGAAAAAGAATTAAATGCGTGCTTGAATGCTGGAATGAATGATTTTGTGACCAAACCGTTTGAGATAAATGCCTTGCTGAAAATCATGTCAAGAGAATTGCAATCTACAAATGTAATTTGA
- the ccsA gene encoding cytochrome c biogenesis protein CcsA → MDKKIVSILFSTRLMAVLFLTFAIAMATGTFIESKYNTDTARILIYNSWWFEGIMVFFMINFAGNIKRYQLWKKEKWATLLLHLSFVFILLGAFVTRYISFEGVMPIREGAAENQFYSDKTFLTVFVDGEYKGEMKRRPYDKSLLLSPATDNDFTLKGEFGDTPFEVEYEEFIMGAKEYVKEDKNGTVYMKIVEAGDGGRHEHFLKAGEVQNIHNVLFSLNKFTEGAININTTGKEFTIQTPFEGDFMRMADKLKGKVTKNDVQPLMMRSLYSIGEMRFVLPDMPVKGVIAYESDNDYKAKGGENALIVKVKAEGQEKLVTLTGSKGKVGEAKTVKIGNKDYSLFYGSKAYELPFKIKLNDFIASKYPGTEKSYSSFESKVTVQDDETFDARIFMNNVLDHKGYRFFQSSFDPDEKGTVLSVNHDFWGTNITYFGYFLLYFAMMAIMFTKDSRFADLKRKLEVVKIKKSKLVTILVLLLSMNGFAQAHHHDENENHADHAENATHNRVAPTEKQLDSLLNKFKVTEEHAEKFGRLIIQDAGGRMKPINTFSSELLRKVSHSNSYKGMNPDQVFLSMSQYAQLWIEVPIIHLRAGNDSIRKLIGVDLKAKTAPFVAFFDAKGNYKLSQYLDGAYKAANPNQFEKDFIETDKRVNLMESALSGRILKIFPIPNDPNNKWVSSLELGESNLTGMDSTYTKSILPLYFGSLNNASQTGDYQNADDLEESLNGFQKKFGSKVRPSEDKISMEIFYNKYDLLQKLPFAYLFASILMLLFTILQIFKESKTIRILVNSMHGVIAFLFVLHTLTLAARWYISGHAPWSNAYEAIVYVAWSTMFFGLAFDIKSKLTVASAAFVTAMILSSAYMNWIDPEIANLQPVLNSYWLMIHVAVIVGSYGPTALGMILGFVSLLLIFFTNDKNRAKMDLNIQEITYINELSLTIGLIMLTIGNFLGGQWANESWGRYWGWDPKETWALISIMVYAFVIHARFVPSLRGKWTFNLMSMFAFVSILFTYYGVNFHLVGLHSYASGEAKSLDWIYYTLGTITFIGAITYPKYKKYYKK, encoded by the coding sequence ATGGATAAAAAAATAGTCTCTATTTTGTTTTCGACTCGGTTAATGGCCGTTCTGTTTCTAACCTTTGCAATCGCAATGGCAACAGGTACTTTCATCGAAAGTAAATACAATACCGATACCGCTCGAATTTTAATCTACAACAGCTGGTGGTTTGAAGGAATCATGGTTTTCTTTATGATTAATTTTGCAGGGAACATCAAGCGTTACCAACTTTGGAAAAAAGAAAAGTGGGCTACTTTATTGCTACATTTATCCTTTGTTTTTATATTGTTAGGGGCCTTTGTAACTCGCTATATAAGTTTTGAAGGTGTTATGCCTATTCGCGAAGGTGCTGCAGAAAATCAATTTTATTCTGATAAAACTTTTTTAACTGTTTTTGTTGATGGTGAATACAAAGGAGAAATGAAACGTAGACCTTACGATAAATCGCTTTTACTATCTCCAGCCACAGATAATGATTTTACTTTAAAAGGTGAATTTGGTGATACTCCTTTTGAAGTGGAGTATGAAGAATTTATTATGGGTGCCAAAGAATATGTCAAAGAAGATAAAAACGGAACAGTTTACATGAAAATTGTAGAAGCTGGTGACGGTGGTCGACACGAACATTTTTTGAAAGCAGGTGAAGTGCAAAATATTCATAATGTTTTGTTCTCCTTAAATAAATTTACCGAAGGTGCGATCAACATTAACACTACAGGAAAAGAATTTACCATACAAACTCCTTTTGAAGGAGATTTTATGCGAATGGCTGATAAGCTAAAAGGGAAAGTTACTAAAAACGATGTTCAACCCTTGATGATGCGTTCTTTGTACAGCATTGGCGAAATGCGTTTTGTGTTACCTGATATGCCTGTTAAAGGTGTTATTGCTTATGAATCTGACAACGATTATAAAGCTAAAGGCGGGGAGAATGCTTTGATTGTAAAGGTGAAAGCTGAAGGACAAGAAAAGTTAGTTACCCTTACTGGTTCAAAAGGTAAAGTAGGAGAGGCCAAAACAGTTAAAATTGGTAATAAAGACTATAGTTTGTTCTACGGAAGTAAAGCTTACGAACTACCGTTCAAAATCAAATTAAACGATTTTATAGCATCAAAATATCCTGGGACTGAGAAAAGTTATTCTTCTTTTGAAAGTAAAGTGACGGTACAAGATGATGAAACTTTTGATGCTCGTATTTTTATGAATAATGTTTTGGATCACAAAGGATATCGATTTTTTCAATCGTCTTTTGATCCAGATGAAAAAGGGACAGTATTGTCTGTAAATCATGATTTCTGGGGTACGAATATCACTTATTTTGGCTATTTTTTATTGTATTTTGCTATGATGGCTATCATGTTTACAAAAGATTCTAGATTTGCGGATTTAAAAAGAAAATTAGAAGTAGTGAAAATTAAGAAATCTAAATTAGTTACCATTCTTGTACTACTTTTGAGTATGAATGGTTTTGCTCAAGCTCATCATCATGACGAGAATGAGAATCATGCTGACCATGCTGAAAATGCAACGCATAACAGAGTCGCACCTACAGAAAAACAATTAGATTCTCTGCTAAACAAATTCAAAGTTACAGAAGAACATGCAGAAAAATTTGGTCGTTTAATCATACAAGATGCGGGTGGAAGAATGAAACCGATAAATACATTCTCATCTGAATTGTTGCGTAAAGTAAGTCATTCAAATTCATACAAAGGAATGAATCCTGACCAAGTATTTCTATCTATGTCACAATATGCACAATTGTGGATAGAAGTTCCTATTATTCATTTGAGAGCTGGAAATGATAGTATTCGAAAATTAATAGGGGTAGATCTTAAGGCTAAAACAGCTCCGTTTGTTGCTTTTTTTGATGCAAAAGGGAATTATAAATTGTCTCAATATTTGGATGGTGCGTATAAAGCAGCTAATCCAAATCAATTTGAGAAAGATTTTATTGAAACAGATAAGAGAGTAAATTTAATGGAATCTGCTTTGAGTGGTAGAATCTTAAAGATTTTTCCAATCCCTAATGATCCAAATAACAAATGGGTTTCATCATTAGAATTAGGTGAATCAAATTTAACAGGAATGGACTCTACCTATACCAAAAGTATTTTACCACTGTACTTTGGTTCTCTAAACAATGCGTCGCAAACTGGTGATTATCAAAATGCTGATGATTTAGAAGAAAGTTTAAATGGTTTTCAAAAGAAATTCGGATCAAAAGTAAGACCATCTGAAGATAAAATTTCGATGGAGATTTTTTATAATAAGTACGACTTACTTCAAAAGTTACCATTTGCCTATTTATTTGCATCTATTTTGATGCTATTATTTACAATACTACAGATTTTTAAAGAATCTAAAACGATACGTATTCTAGTAAATTCAATGCATGGTGTCATTGCATTTTTATTTGTACTGCATACTTTGACATTAGCCGCACGATGGTATATCTCTGGACATGCTCCATGGAGTAATGCCTATGAAGCCATTGTTTATGTAGCTTGGTCTACTATGTTTTTTGGTTTGGCATTTGATATTAAATCAAAATTAACTGTTGCTTCAGCAGCTTTTGTTACTGCAATGATTTTGTCATCGGCTTATATGAACTGGATTGACCCTGAAATCGCTAACTTACAACCTGTACTTAATTCGTATTGGTTGATGATTCACGTAGCAGTTATCGTAGGTAGTTACGGTCCTACAGCATTAGGAATGATATTAGGATTTGTATCCTTACTATTGATCTTTTTCACGAATGATAAGAACAGAGCAAAAATGGATTTGAATATCCAGGAGATTACTTATATCAATGAATTATCCTTAACTATTGGTTTGATCATGTTAACCATCGGAAACTTTTTGGGTGGACAATGGGCCAATGAAAGTTGGGGACGTTACTGGGGATGGGATCCAAAAGAGACTTGGGCCTTAATTAGTATTATGGTTTATGCATTTGTGATTCATGCGCGTTTCGTACCATCATTACGTGGGAAATGGACTTTCAACTTGATGAGTATGTTTGCTTTTGTATCGATATTATTTACCTATTATGGAGTTAACTTTCACTTGGTAGGTTTACATTCATACGCAAGTGGAGAAGCTAAATCTTTAGATTGGATTTACTATACTCTGGGAACGATTACTTTTATAGGAGCAATTACATACCCTAAATACAAAAAGTATTATAAGAAATAG